From the Peromyscus leucopus breed LL Stock chromosome 8b, UCI_PerLeu_2.1, whole genome shotgun sequence genome, one window contains:
- the Nagpa gene encoding N-acetylglucosamine-1-phosphodiester alpha-N-acetylglucosaminidase: MASPRICGLLFLPSLLCLLGVAWCSLGSGVSRDDDLLLPYPLARTRPSRDCARVRAGNREQESWPPPPATPGASHRAAVRTFVSHFGGRAVAGHLTRVPEPLRTFSVLEPGGPGGCAQKRRATVEDTAVPAGCLIAQNGGFFRMGTGECLGNVVSDGRLVSSSGGLQNAQFGIRRDGTLVTGYLSEEEVLDTVNPFEQLLSGVVWLIRNGSIYINESQATECDETQETGSFSKFVNVISARTAVGHDRKGQLVLFHVDGQTEQRGINLWEMAEFLLRQDVVNAINLDGGGSATFVRNGTLASYPSDHCQDNMWRCPRHVSTVVCVHEPRCQPPNCNGHGTCVDGHCECASRFWRGAACSELDCGPSNCSQHGLCTETGCRCDAGWTGSNCSEECPLGWYGPGCQRPCQCEHQCPCDPQTGNCSISQVKQCLRPTEATPRAGELAFFTRTTWLALTLVLVFLLLISTVVNVTLILGSKAERNRHLSGDYVYHPLQEMNGELLAAEKEQTEDTCNPFRD, translated from the exons ATGGCGTCGCCCAGGATATGCGGACTGCTCTTCCTGCCCTCGCTGCTCTGCTTGCTAGGAGTGGCGTGGTGCAGCCTGGGCTCGGG GGTTTCCCGCGACGATGACCTGCTGCTGCCTTACCCACTCGCGCGCACGCGTCCCTCGCGGGACTGCGCCCGGGTGCGCGCCGGCAACCGcgagcaagagagctggcctccGCCGCCCGCGACCCCTGGCGCCAGCCACCGCGCGGCCGTGCGTACCTTTGTGTCGCACTTCGGGGGCCGCGCGGTAGCCGGCCACCTGACACGGGTCCCCGAGCCTCTGCGCACTTTCTCGGTGCTGGAGCCCGGGGGACCTGGAGGCTGCGCGCAGAAGCGCCGTGCCACCGTGGAAGACACAGCCGTCCCGGCCGGTTGCCTCATCGCCCAGAACGGTGGCTTCTTCCGCATGGGCACCGGCGAGTGCTTGGGGAACGTGGTGAGCGACGGGCGGCTGGTGAGCAGTTCCGGGGGGCTGCAGAACGCTCAGTTCGGGATCCGCCGCGACGGGACCTTGGTCACCGG GTACCTGTCTGAGGAGGAGGTTCTGGACACTGTGAACCCGTTTGAGCAGCTTCTGAGTGGGGTTGTGTGGCTCATCCGCAATGGGAGCATCTACATCAACGAGAGCCAAGCCACCGAGTGCGATGAGACACAGGAGACAG GTTCTTTCAGCAAATTTGTGAATGTCATATCAGCCAGGACAGCCGTGGGTCACGACCGTAAGGGGCAGCTCGTACTCTTCCATGTAGATGGACAGACGGAGCAGCGTGG CATCAACCTGTGGGAGATGGCAGAGTTCCTGCTGAGACAAGATGTGGTCAATGCCATCAATCTGGATGGAGGTGGTTCCGCCACCTTTGTGCGCAACGGGACCCTGGCCAGTTACCCCTCGGATCACTG ccaggacaacatgTGGCGCTGTCCCCGCCACGTGTCCAccgtggtgtgtgtgcatgaaccCCGCTGCCAGCCACCCAACTGCAATGGCCACGGGACCTGTGTGGATGGCCACTGCGAATGCGCCAGCCGCTTCTGGCGGGGTGCCGCCTGCAGCGAGCTAGACTGCGGCCCCTCCAACTGCAGCCAGCATGGGCTGTGCACAGAGA CTGGCTGCCGCTGTGACGCTGGATGGACAGGGTCTAACTGCAGTGAAG AGTGTCCTCTGGGCTGGTACGGGCCAGGTTGCCAGAGGCCTTGCCAGTGTGAGCACCAGTGCCCCTGCGACCCCCAGACTGGCAACTGCAGCATCTCCCAAG TGAAGCAGTGTCTCCGGCCAACTGAGGCCACACcaagggcaggagagctggcctttTTCACCAG GACCACGTGGCTGGCACTTACCCTCGTCCTAGTTTTCCTGCTGCTGATCAGCACTGTGGTCAATGTGACCTTGATCCTGGGCTCCAAGGCAGAGAGGAACCGACATCTCAGTGGGGACTATGTGTACCACCCACTGCAGGAGATGAATGGGGAACTGCTGGCTGCAGAGAAGGAACAAACAGAAGACACGTGCAACCCCTTCAGGGACTGA